The following are encoded together in the Bacteroidales bacterium MB20-C3-3 genome:
- a CDS encoding beta-N-acetylhexosaminidase, giving the protein MSKILKYAVTFLILVSANTFFLFSNKMSGQSKTSIIPQPQKIVSQGGGFFNLDGSVKIVVTDSSLDPSAGFLYGYLKRYYGLEIEVVKGSKRVKKEKSAIVLALTPDGAGRVAEGSFDPGNPAGSVAESGYRLKVSDAGVVLEGEGRQGVFYAVQSFIQLLPVPESLTGVVTVGKKASEVPVASRAEGVKIKSLSVPFAEVEDAPRFEYRGMHLDVVRHIWSVDYIKQYIDYLALHKMNYFHIHLTDDQAYRIESKKYPKLNSIGSWRAGTIIGVFPGTGVDSTRYGGFYTAEQLKDIVKYASERYITVVPEIDVPGHSMAIISSYPQFSTTPEIPKQPAITWGIYNRQNNVLAPSEELFVFLKDIFNELMDIFPSKLIHIGADECAKRWWEESESTKQYMRERGIADFNLLQKHFVEKLSAVMSERGRVIVGWDEMIDDGLVPGSVVMSWRNATNGYKAAEQGHKTILTPMRQSYFNIKQRDKEDSLSHRDWKVALSDVYNFEPVPLELSAETASNILGGQGCMWTEYFPHRQRLEYGIFPRLSAIAEVYWSLPFVRNLDNFVERLQKQYARYDLWGANYYAGNRIR; this is encoded by the coding sequence ATGAGTAAAATTCTAAAATACGCCGTGACTTTTCTGATTCTGGTTTCGGCAAATACATTTTTTCTTTTTTCTAACAAGATGAGTGGTCAGTCAAAAACATCAATTATCCCTCAGCCGCAAAAAATTGTGAGTCAGGGTGGAGGCTTTTTCAATTTGGACGGCTCGGTTAAGATAGTTGTCACCGATTCATCGCTTGACCCCTCTGCCGGTTTTTTATACGGATACCTTAAGAGGTATTACGGTCTTGAAATTGAGGTTGTAAAGGGAAGCAAAAGAGTTAAAAAGGAAAAATCGGCAATTGTGCTCGCCCTTACTCCTGATGGAGCCGGCAGAGTTGCTGAAGGCTCATTTGATCCGGGCAATCCTGCCGGTAGTGTTGCCGAAAGTGGCTATCGGCTTAAGGTATCTGACGCAGGAGTTGTACTGGAGGGGGAGGGAAGACAGGGGGTTTTCTATGCTGTTCAGTCGTTTATACAGCTATTGCCTGTTCCCGAGTCGCTTACCGGTGTTGTAACTGTTGGCAAAAAGGCATCAGAGGTGCCAGTTGCATCTAGAGCAGAAGGTGTCAAGATAAAATCTCTCTCGGTCCCTTTTGCTGAGGTTGAGGATGCTCCAAGATTTGAGTACAGGGGGATGCACCTGGATGTTGTAAGGCATATATGGTCTGTTGATTATATTAAACAATATATTGATTATCTGGCTCTTCATAAGATGAACTATTTTCATATTCACCTTACTGATGACCAGGCCTACAGGATTGAGAGCAAGAAGTATCCAAAACTCAACTCTATTGGCTCGTGGAGAGCGGGGACAATTATTGGTGTATTCCCTGGAACCGGTGTGGATTCAACAAGGTATGGCGGTTTTTATACTGCAGAGCAGCTAAAGGATATAGTTAAATATGCCTCTGAGAGGTATATCACAGTGGTTCCGGAGATAGATGTTCCGGGCCACTCAATGGCAATAATTTCAAGCTATCCGCAGTTCAGTACAACTCCTGAAATTCCGAAGCAACCGGCAATAACCTGGGGAATCTATAACAGACAGAATAATGTGCTTGCCCCATCTGAAGAGTTGTTCGTTTTTCTCAAGGATATCTTCAATGAGCTTATGGATATCTTCCCGTCAAAACTTATCCATATTGGTGCCGATGAGTGTGCCAAGCGCTGGTGGGAGGAGTCTGAGAGTACAAAGCAGTATATGAGGGAGAGGGGAATTGCCGATTTCAATCTGCTCCAAAAACATTTTGTAGAGAAGCTGTCTGCAGTGATGAGTGAGAGAGGCCGGGTGATTGTAGGATGGGACGAGATGATAGACGATGGTCTTGTACCGGGCTCTGTTGTAATGAGCTGGAGAAATGCGACTAATGGCTATAAGGCTGCTGAACAGGGACACAAAACAATTCTTACTCCAATGAGACAGAGCTATTTTAATATAAAACAGAGAGACAAAGAGGATTCTCTGAGTCATCGCGACTGGAAGGTTGCTCTTTCTGATGTATATAACTTTGAGCCTGTTCCTCTGGAGCTAAGCGCTGAAACTGCATCTAATATTCTTGGTGGACAGGGTTGTATGTGGACCGAGTATTTTCCTCACAGACAGAGGCTTGAATATGGTATTTTTCCCAGACTAAGTGCAATTGCCGAGGTATACTGGTCTTTGCCTTTTGTGCGAAATCTCGATAATTTTGTAGAGAGGCTTCAGAAGCAGTACGCCAGGTATGACCTCTGGGGTGCAAACTATTATGCCGGTAACAGAATCAGATAA
- the pyrE gene encoding orotate phosphoribosyltransferase, whose amino-acid sequence MESIEKIIARQLLEIKAVRLSPDKPFVWASGWKAPIYCDNRKILSYPKAREIVYKSLARIVEQNYPKADYIAGVATGAIAWGMLVAEFLGKPFVYVRPKPKDHGTGAQVEGDLPEGANVVMVEDLISTGQSSLSAVEAVERAGGHVLGMVAIFSYNFDKSRRAFEYRNLELRTLTNYDTLIEEAVSCSYIRQEELETLREWRFRPDMWGVE is encoded by the coding sequence ATGGAGTCTATTGAAAAAATTATAGCCAGACAGTTGCTGGAGATTAAAGCGGTGAGGCTGAGTCCTGATAAACCTTTTGTGTGGGCATCGGGCTGGAAGGCGCCTATCTATTGTGATAACAGAAAGATCTTGTCTTATCCAAAGGCAAGGGAGATTGTATATAAGAGTCTTGCGAGAATAGTGGAGCAGAATTATCCTAAGGCCGATTATATTGCTGGTGTTGCTACCGGTGCTATTGCGTGGGGAATGCTTGTGGCTGAGTTTCTGGGTAAGCCTTTTGTTTATGTGAGGCCTAAACCAAAGGATCATGGTACTGGTGCTCAGGTGGAGGGTGATCTTCCTGAGGGTGCTAATGTTGTGATGGTGGAGGATCTGATATCAACCGGACAAAGCTCGCTTTCTGCAGTGGAGGCTGTTGAGAGGGCAGGGGGACATGTGCTTGGTATGGTTGCTATTTTCTCTTATAATTTTGATAAGAGCAGGCGCGCTTTTGAGTACAGAAATCTGGAGTTGAGAACTCTTACAAATTATGATACTCTTATTGAGGAGGCTGTAAGTTGCAGCTATATCAGGCAGGAGGAGCTTGAAACTTTGCGTGAATGGCGTTTCCGCCCGGATATGTGGGGTGTGGAGTAG
- a CDS encoding NUDIX domain-containing protein: MYRIYFNQRCLAVCSPKHAALSEPDAVIYSPEIHPPLAELARYFDQTPTLEKLYISTEDKPGTIARITSDLTPITAAGGIVTNKKGEYLIIFHHGVWDFPKGMQEPDEEIGNTAIREVEEECGVHDLKILNYLSDTFHTYHRNGLFYLKTTHWYLMEYQGNGTETHPQQEEEIERAIWVPARELPTYLDTSYPAIRYLYQRALATT; this comes from the coding sequence ATGTACAGAATCTACTTCAACCAGCGCTGCCTGGCAGTCTGCTCTCCAAAACATGCCGCATTAAGCGAACCGGACGCAGTAATATACTCTCCGGAGATCCACCCACCCCTCGCAGAGCTCGCAAGATACTTTGACCAAACCCCCACACTTGAGAAACTCTACATCTCAACAGAAGACAAGCCCGGTACCATAGCCCGAATCACATCTGACCTCACCCCCATCACAGCAGCCGGAGGAATAGTCACCAACAAAAAAGGCGAATACCTCATAATTTTCCACCACGGAGTATGGGACTTTCCCAAAGGCATGCAAGAGCCCGATGAAGAGATTGGCAACACAGCCATCCGCGAAGTAGAAGAGGAGTGCGGCGTTCACGACCTCAAAATACTCAACTACCTTAGCGACACATTCCACACCTACCACCGCAACGGCCTTTTCTACCTAAAGACCACCCACTGGTACCTGATGGAGTACCAAGGCAACGGCACCGAAACCCATCCCCAGCAAGAAGAGGAGATCGAACGCGCCATCTGGGTCCCCGCCCGCGAACTCCCCACCTACCTCGACACCAGCTACCCCGCCATCCGCTACCTCTACCAAAGAGCCCTCGCCACCACCTAG
- a CDS encoding GNAT family N-acetyltransferase, translated as MDKFLVRRVKADEIESLQRISRRTFYETFWMSNTHQNIIDYLENSLSLEALSRELENPNSEFYFLFLDAESATDFEPAAYLKLNFLNVELERIYVLSKFQCKGIGRYLLDFSIQLALSRRAPILWLGVWERNYNAIDFYKQNIFQYFGKHTFRLGQDLQTDILMQKILLPNG; from the coding sequence ATGGATAAGTTTTTGGTAAGGCGGGTTAAGGCCGATGAGATTGAATCTCTCCAACGAATCAGCCGCAGGACATTTTATGAGACCTTTTGGATGAGTAATACTCATCAGAATATTATTGATTATCTTGAGAATAGCCTCTCTCTTGAGGCTCTCAGCCGGGAACTTGAGAACCCGAATTCTGAGTTTTACTTTCTATTTCTTGATGCTGAGTCTGCCACTGATTTCGAACCGGCTGCTTATCTGAAACTTAATTTCCTTAATGTGGAGCTTGAGAGAATTTATGTTCTGAGTAAGTTTCAGTGCAAAGGTATAGGCCGATACCTTCTTGATTTTTCTATTCAGCTTGCCCTCTCCAGGCGCGCCCCAATTCTCTGGCTGGGTGTCTGGGAGCGCAACTACAATGCTATCGATTTCTACAAGCAAAATATCTTTCAGTACTTTGGCAAGCACACATTTCGTCTTGGCCAGGATCTCCAGACTGACATTCTTATGCAGAAAATCTTACTGCCGAACGGCTAA
- a CDS encoding outer membrane lipoprotein carrier protein LolA → MKIPVNTFLFFFVFLLIQVSAHTQIQAQAKTLKTQDLLNSFTNNIKSKSLVTMEFEMISGSGSYKGSVVASGGAYKMENNELELFCDGETKWIVNHSGKEISIFHHDPGHTDIVENPMGFFGSIDKGYTFSEKSSLDNKGLYTIELKPKNKHTAYKTITLGIESGSYNPRLVRYTAKDNTVYTIIISKFTSSGQPLAPSSFRLAEPYPSGYFINDLR, encoded by the coding sequence ATGAAAATCCCTGTCAACACTTTTCTTTTCTTTTTTGTTTTTTTACTGATCCAAGTGTCGGCTCATACCCAAATACAAGCCCAAGCAAAAACCTTAAAGACGCAGGATCTGCTTAACTCTTTTACAAACAATATCAAGAGCAAGAGTTTGGTAACTATGGAGTTTGAAATGATATCTGGTTCAGGTAGTTATAAAGGTAGTGTGGTAGCATCAGGTGGTGCATATAAAATGGAAAACAATGAACTTGAGTTATTTTGTGATGGTGAAACTAAATGGATCGTCAACCATTCTGGTAAAGAGATTTCAATTTTCCATCATGATCCCGGCCATACTGATATAGTTGAAAATCCTATGGGCTTTTTTGGCTCTATTGATAAAGGGTATACCTTTTCAGAAAAATCGTCACTGGATAATAAGGGCTTGTATACTATAGAGTTGAAACCAAAGAATAAACATACAGCATATAAAACAATTACTTTGGGTATTGAATCTGGTTCATATAATCCGAGACTGGTCAGATACACTGCTAAGGATAATACTGTATATACAATTATTATATCAAAATTCACTTCATCCGGTCAGCCGTTAGCTCCATCCTCTTTTCGCCTGGCGGAGCCATACCCTTCCGGATATTTTATTAATGATTTAAGGTGA